GGCATTAAAAATATCGAATTTGTTTCTTTCAGTGTTGACCCCAAGGTTGATACACCGGAGGTATTAAAGGAATTTGCATCAACATACAATGCAGATTTCACCAATTGGCATTTTCTGACCGGCTATTCCCAGGAAGAAATTGAAAAGTATGCTATGGAATATTTCAAAGCCATTGTGAAAAAGCCGCAAACAGGCGATCAGGTTATCCATGGAACTGATTTTTACCTTGTTGACCAGAACGGCAATGTAATGAAATATTATACCGGTCTTAATGAAATTCCATTAGATGAAATAATGAATGATATTAAAGCCTTGCAATAGACCTTGGAAAAGGTCTATTTTTCTTTTCAGATAAGCCCGGGAACCTTCCGGGCAAAAGCTAATTCTTTTTAATAGTAAAGTACATGTTATAATATGATTGAATTATATAGGCAGGTGATAGTATGATAAAAAAATTCACCTTCATCTTTTTGATCATGCTTCTTCTCGCCTCCTGCAGTTCCTCAAACAACAGCGAAATCATTCATTCTGAAAAAGAATCTAAACTTGCACTTAAAGAGGAGATTCCCTTCGACTTTTTTCCAAGAAATATTACTGTTGCTGCAGTAGGGGACTCTTTAACCCAGGGGTTGGAGACAGTACTGAACGCGGAGGCTACGTGCCATATCTTGAAATGTCACTGGAAAAAGACAAAAGTGTGCAAGACGCTGTTTTTTATAATTTTGGAGTAAGAGGCAATCGTTCCGATCAATTATTGAAAAAGCTAGGGACTGAAGAAGTAAAAGATGTTGTGAAGAGTGCAGACGCGGTCATCATAACCATTGGCGGAAATGATGTGATGAAAGTAGTCCGCGAGAATTTTTCAAACCTAAAGCTGAGAGCTTTTGTTAAGGAAAAGAAAAAATATGAGCAGAATCTGATTGATGTTTTAGATGCGATTAAA
This window of the Cytobacillus pseudoceanisediminis genome carries:
- a CDS encoding SCO family protein: MRKRVFAIIVSVFMLLVLSACGQSGIKDALNWELADFKYTNQDNQEIGLKDLEGKVWVADFIFTNCEDVCMPMTANMKKLQDLAKKEGIKNIEFVSFSVDPKVDTPEVLKEFASTYNADFTNWHFLTGYSQEEIEKYAMEYFKAIVKKPQTGDQVIHGTDFYLVDQNGNVMKYYTGLNEIPLDEIMNDIKALQ